One window from the genome of Pseudonocardia hierapolitana encodes:
- a CDS encoding caspase, EACC1-associated type: MSPLIRRKALLIGNEHHDDDRFPPLPSTRADIAGLSQVLRHPSIGNFWSATTMSDLTADDMRQAIGEFLEDCGEGDLALVYVSGHGTRLVQTGGEFYFVARDTDFDRIADTGVAAGFINERLEACWAPQKVVMIDCCRSGGFAVGLRTSDQQLARMVAKSGEDALLTSRAVYVLSSSRAGEDSYAHAGPGEVRPSAFTGEVIEALRTGRVGTDGSGEVSVSDLFHYVNRKMRENGARQIPVHSALGVDDRIVIASCPLGAAPVLVPVSANPAAAPGAARPLPRSHRQPTWTDLLAYYKDCVLSDGTEMPLMSVGDHARSYVCLTGQERFLAGEVDDNGCADLPAEAASLVAAATEQDAELWAGFPAVVLTGPRGGQPWRHPKFAPLLVRRVEIVDTDGTVRLKPYGPVQPHPGLAREWLGAEEAANLTESYHHTWHSGQHDRMAVDIRNLITNEFELPCVQELRPDRLAERIDVRTPGHGARNVAVLFTALRNSKFTKKLVDDLDTIMARAAHIRSTALAVLSPDAAERAQASAQAEPTPARLVTPLSCNEAQRAVICSAMTRRLTVATGPPGTGKSQLVANVVATAIANVQTVLVASNNNEAVDEVWRRCEQLVPGSLVRTGSARSRTRDYTETENAALHALRAAPEPARNPQTAAAQLDAADGRLQSIRQEMARVSADERALLVAGQARENHAGQLGVPVAELVHRLADAAAWDRMALKATRLARARFLGRWRRASLLRKVGIHLDGGDLADRCHTLARFASAETTWRALRERGMSNQDAAIAAALEHAQADVRTASRDLLESTLRTNARLGRRRILALLTARDNDRSDWPAVKDILGGGHGRRTSPTVPGWAVTSLMARRFPPEPGLFDLVIIDEASQCGIPHVLPLLFRARRALVIGDAMQLPHIANIGAEREAASRHRSGVRADWLEKHHLAYRRHSAFHAAARSAGGTLLLDEHFRCHPDIAAVSNDLFYDSGLTVLTDMRNRPSLASRPIVWEHVAGRAARPAGGGSWVNRDEIVRVDDIVASMLQCLPAEATIGVVTPFTGQADALRRRLGRHGQERIRVGTVHTFQGGERDVMVFSLVAATGMHRGAIDWVDRQLNLWNVAITRARSNLIVVGDKDLWRRRGGVAAALLEASTGAVPTAGPGMGDDLLQRLYHVLTMQPGSAVSLGERVNGHPVEAVVRGGNGTTTAVLLDRGARAGSDEARHLRLALHRRALLDGAGPGHAAFRYPAWRLYDYA, translated from the coding sequence ATGAGCCCCTTGATCCGACGCAAGGCGCTGCTCATCGGCAACGAACACCACGATGACGACCGTTTTCCGCCGCTGCCGTCGACCCGGGCGGACATCGCGGGACTCAGTCAGGTCTTGCGTCACCCCAGCATCGGCAACTTCTGGTCCGCGACGACCATGTCCGATCTGACGGCCGATGACATGCGTCAAGCCATCGGCGAGTTCCTGGAGGACTGCGGGGAGGGTGACCTCGCCCTCGTGTACGTGTCGGGACACGGAACGCGGCTCGTCCAGACGGGCGGCGAGTTCTACTTCGTCGCGCGGGACACGGATTTCGACCGTATCGCGGACACCGGGGTAGCCGCCGGGTTCATCAACGAGCGGCTCGAGGCGTGCTGGGCCCCGCAGAAGGTAGTCATGATCGACTGCTGCCGCAGCGGCGGCTTCGCGGTGGGCCTGCGCACGTCAGATCAGCAGCTCGCGCGGATGGTGGCGAAGTCGGGTGAGGACGCCCTGCTGACCAGCCGGGCCGTCTACGTGCTCTCCTCGTCCCGCGCAGGCGAGGACTCCTACGCCCATGCCGGCCCCGGAGAGGTTCGCCCGTCCGCCTTCACGGGAGAAGTGATCGAGGCGCTCCGCACCGGGCGGGTGGGCACAGACGGCAGCGGCGAAGTGTCCGTGTCCGACCTGTTCCACTACGTCAATCGGAAAATGCGCGAGAACGGAGCCCGCCAGATCCCGGTGCACTCCGCGCTGGGGGTCGACGACCGCATCGTCATCGCCTCTTGCCCGCTGGGCGCTGCGCCGGTCCTCGTGCCGGTGAGCGCGAACCCGGCTGCCGCACCCGGCGCGGCCCGCCCTCTTCCCCGTTCACACCGGCAGCCGACCTGGACCGACCTCCTCGCCTACTACAAGGACTGCGTGCTCTCCGACGGCACCGAGATGCCGCTCATGTCCGTTGGTGACCATGCCCGGTCCTACGTCTGCCTGACCGGCCAGGAACGATTCCTGGCGGGCGAGGTGGACGACAACGGCTGCGCGGACCTCCCGGCTGAGGCCGCTTCGCTCGTCGCGGCGGCGACGGAACAGGACGCCGAGCTCTGGGCGGGGTTTCCCGCCGTGGTCCTCACCGGACCACGCGGTGGACAGCCGTGGCGCCACCCGAAGTTCGCACCCCTTCTCGTGCGCCGCGTCGAGATCGTCGACACGGACGGCACGGTGCGGTTGAAGCCCTACGGCCCGGTGCAGCCGCACCCGGGCCTGGCCCGGGAGTGGCTGGGCGCGGAAGAGGCCGCGAACCTGACGGAGTCGTACCACCACACCTGGCACAGCGGACAGCACGATCGCATGGCGGTCGACATCCGCAATCTCATCACGAACGAGTTCGAACTGCCCTGCGTGCAGGAGCTCCGGCCGGATCGGCTCGCCGAACGCATCGACGTCCGCACACCCGGCCACGGCGCACGGAACGTGGCTGTCCTCTTCACCGCGCTTCGCAACTCGAAGTTCACGAAGAAGCTCGTCGACGATCTCGACACGATCATGGCGCGGGCCGCGCACATCCGGTCCACTGCACTCGCCGTCCTGTCGCCCGATGCTGCGGAACGAGCGCAGGCATCGGCACAGGCCGAGCCGACACCAGCCCGTCTGGTGACTCCGCTCAGCTGCAACGAGGCGCAGAGAGCGGTCATCTGCTCGGCCATGACCCGACGACTGACGGTGGCGACCGGGCCGCCGGGTACCGGGAAGAGCCAACTCGTCGCCAACGTCGTCGCGACCGCGATCGCGAACGTGCAGACCGTTCTCGTGGCGTCCAACAACAACGAAGCGGTCGACGAGGTCTGGCGTCGCTGCGAGCAACTCGTCCCCGGCAGCCTGGTGCGCACGGGTTCGGCCCGGTCCCGGACCCGCGACTACACCGAGACCGAGAACGCTGCCCTGCATGCGCTTCGAGCGGCCCCGGAGCCCGCCCGCAACCCACAGACGGCCGCTGCACAGCTCGACGCAGCGGACGGCCGCCTGCAGAGCATTCGCCAGGAGATGGCTCGCGTCAGTGCAGACGAACGAGCGCTGCTCGTGGCCGGCCAGGCGCGGGAGAACCACGCCGGGCAGCTCGGGGTGCCGGTGGCCGAGCTCGTCCACCGACTCGCCGATGCGGCCGCGTGGGATCGGATGGCTCTCAAGGCGACGCGGCTGGCTCGCGCCCGTTTCCTCGGGCGATGGCGCCGCGCCTCCCTGCTGCGCAAGGTCGGGATTCACCTCGACGGTGGCGACCTGGCCGATCGATGCCACACGCTCGCCCGCTTCGCCTCGGCGGAGACGACGTGGCGAGCACTGCGGGAACGAGGTATGAGCAACCAGGACGCCGCGATCGCGGCGGCCCTCGAGCACGCGCAGGCGGACGTCCGAACGGCGTCCCGTGATCTGCTCGAGAGCACTCTCCGCACGAACGCCCGCCTCGGGCGCAGGCGCATCCTCGCCCTGCTGACCGCGCGGGACAACGATCGCAGCGATTGGCCCGCGGTGAAGGACATTCTGGGCGGCGGCCACGGAAGGCGGACGTCGCCCACGGTGCCCGGCTGGGCGGTCACCAGTCTCATGGCCCGCCGCTTCCCGCCCGAACCGGGTCTCTTCGACCTCGTGATCATCGACGAGGCGAGCCAGTGCGGCATTCCGCATGTCCTGCCCCTGCTCTTCCGGGCCCGACGAGCCCTGGTCATCGGCGATGCGATGCAGCTACCGCACATCGCGAACATCGGTGCCGAGCGCGAGGCCGCCAGCCGACACAGGAGCGGCGTGCGCGCCGACTGGCTCGAGAAACATCATCTCGCCTACCGCAGGCACTCGGCGTTCCATGCCGCCGCCCGCTCCGCGGGAGGCACGCTGCTGCTCGACGAGCACTTCCGCTGCCACCCCGACATCGCAGCCGTCTCCAACGACCTCTTCTACGACAGCGGTCTCACGGTCCTCACCGACATGCGCAACCGCCCGTCGCTCGCCTCGCGACCGATCGTCTGGGAGCACGTCGCGGGGCGGGCAGCGCGCCCGGCGGGCGGCGGCTCCTGGGTCAACCGGGACGAGATCGTCCGGGTGGACGACATCGTCGCGAGCATGCTGCAATGCCTGCCGGCCGAAGCCACCATCGGCGTGGTCACGCCCTTCACGGGCCAAGCCGACGCGTTGCGACGTCGCCTGGGGCGACACGGCCAGGAGCGGATCAGGGTCGGAACGGTGCACACGTTCCAGGGCGGCGAACGCGACGTCATGGTGTTCTCGCTCGTCGCGGCGACGGGGATGCATCGCGGGGCGATCGATTGGGTCGATCGCCAGCTCAACCTCTGGAACGTCGCCATCACCCGAGCCAGGAGCAATCTGATCGTCGTGGGTGACAAGGACCTCTGGCGAAGGCGAGGAGGGGTCGCGGCCGCGTTGTTGGAGGCCTCCACCGGCGCCGTACCGACCGCCGGCCCGGGTATGGGAGACGACCTGCTGCAGCGGCTCTACCACGTTCTGACCATGCAGCCGGGGAGCGCGGTGTCCCTCGGTGAGCGGGTCAACGGCCACCCCGTCGAGGCCGTCGTACGAGGCGGCAACGGCACCACGACCGCGGTCCTTCTCGACCGAGGGGCCCGAGCGGGCTCCGACGAGGCCCGACACCTGCGGTTGGCCCTGCACCGCCGGGCGTTGCTGGACGGCGCTGGGCCCGGCCATGCCGCCTTCCGGTATCCGGCATGGCGGTTGTACGACTACGCCTGA
- a CDS encoding helix-turn-helix domain-containing protein, whose translation MALHRGCRGLGQAAVAGLVGRSESWLSQVERGRPPRGGRQPPLDGLRRHRRGTSVVRRAVRARSAAA comes from the coding sequence ATCGCCCTCCACCGGGGCTGCCGTGGCCTCGGTCAAGCTGCCGTAGCCGGGCTGGTCGGCCGATCGGAGTCGTGGCTATCCCAGGTCGAGCGCGGCCGACCGCCTCGGGGTGGACGCCAACCACCGTTGGACGGCCTTCGTCGTCACCGACGCGGCACGTCAGTGGTTCGCCGAGCCGTCCGAGCACGATCGGCCGCGGCCTGA
- a CDS encoding FtsK/SpoIIIE domain-containing protein produces the protein MTDTDLLIGEIVADIARTEINRSSAGGGRPGLRISGFSEREVVAIAARLDGLQVPGRAAPATVKVGTRRSIEGLPANAVLSADETLTKWRNADVSALIIIDLDPQGDEAGLRGSLHQLNDQNVLTRSPGDTDGMGDDIVLRHAWRMAGRQSRPQHRLESGLEVIRQAVTQDEGISLRRWVRFVWSICTDLSRVALLTPGEIDRVVGRRLAVVGMFPDSLLFLDERSSRSRLVKNLRSAALRQPTGAQITEDDLLMRIESVRLDERLVELTGELSEAAVREAMREVVRGEREAARQRIELEVWLQLFERRAQDGLGAQIRSRITSHHPTRLEEFDELEVEPGLDRSEQDAAERLVNAEPADAAPSIVELLPAPLRRRVEKLAYPDARIEPDPLRALLHSLHVLHEVPTSQDGEAEPVASKVSLVMEGPPEQGRWTRWLFRFLYGRVLDDVVEQSSSGIGLALTIDQVLREAERPPDPEDNEEFEPSVEWAPLRLAVSIPESGIRRFRWDPQSDPGLVALAAVIFDDNLVCGYRLDTDFETWCESLLDPRRWGRLGDGGVSAMSGPTAEEFAQIRARRLRDLRDGFAPETLDDYLNEWEVFLGKARDVLVPHNSPLPELKEVVLTDVVELPGDRLVMLATHPLRLRWIVSHLHRMTELLVRALADGLSLNPENTELFFDWLDRVSPHGLPPFVVGADEVVAVAVREYGWHEEYAAVRRDGGEDRDWLANVDDTAVDEMVSVIVAYLDSYPHKRDGVVVLLLSRDGSARLPVRLVQRLRGRVGGVRVELNLCAPRATHHDIVQAFEDTFGDEETAPDRLFPDVQLVLKGWAPDEDPPLAELRDRVDIALAPAVFGTRTSLKNLTRSPNASLSGGFDAWISSPFHDLAESSENVVRVLLPTEQDPVLEAWSTLCVRHEAHSPVAPQEDANTDYFALQVRFDRQQRVFTGLHEVAHWVVTLDSFIGRDQIDALPDRPDVILVRTGVGKNEAYTLIVSSMTGRRFVVDRLRRKLHHDLRLGDELPIDELALRLYEVGRNVVPGAVLRALGLGRAAHEILGLVVSRHDVARSAPVDRATSGMEVWISFDEHLGWFGRTQRMRADLGRFVFTVEPDGAVRLAILVVESKFRRTEDLGAAESQLDRTVELCANAFGRERAADTKFWWRELAAAVEQESKIGLPPSELPARSLFGPAAEGAGAVILQAIRAGQVELTDIGGVAVAISSDLPGPAPGPTRLGRHVLHRVHHMELLAILKCLLAHEAPATGEETSQIELSGTIADTATPADLAIVDSPAGWREESEPERRSGGTSAAAVVPTGSGDTPAGRGLGELELRGRYERLLDVFSQHNVPVAPPEVGAWDEGPGFYVLRVVPRPGVTVDRVMNRVSEIQLALSLPAESRVRAIQDRGAIVFEVPKATEERYPVLTSLLWPRSPLVEEALVVPLGEDIQGRPVTLEFSSPDSPHLLVAGTTGSGKSVALEAVLHALCRYSAERISLFLVDPKGTELLDFADDPRVVGQIGMDAQDAIAILEESVEEMQRRYGLFRTVRARSLADYNRSVSTEQPLPWRVVVLDEYADLTSDPDDKTSIERLLRRLAQKARAAGIHIIVATQRPSADVVSTTIRSNFPAQLALRVKTATDSRIILDETGAETLAGQGDAFLRTARGMKRLQVAYFDF, from the coding sequence GTGACAGACACCGACTTGCTCATCGGCGAGATCGTCGCCGACATCGCCCGCACCGAGATCAACAGATCGTCTGCAGGAGGTGGCAGGCCGGGGCTGCGGATCAGCGGCTTCTCCGAGCGCGAGGTCGTCGCCATCGCCGCGCGACTCGACGGTCTTCAGGTCCCCGGGCGTGCTGCGCCCGCCACCGTGAAGGTGGGCACGCGCCGCTCGATCGAGGGCCTGCCGGCGAACGCCGTGTTGTCTGCAGACGAGACCTTGACGAAGTGGCGCAACGCAGACGTCTCGGCATTGATCATCATCGACCTCGACCCGCAGGGCGACGAGGCCGGTCTGCGTGGCTCCCTGCATCAGCTCAACGACCAGAACGTCCTCACCCGTTCCCCAGGCGATACCGACGGGATGGGCGACGACATCGTCCTGCGGCACGCCTGGCGGATGGCCGGCCGGCAGAGTAGGCCGCAGCATCGTCTGGAATCTGGCCTTGAGGTGATCCGCCAGGCTGTCACCCAAGACGAAGGCATATCGCTGCGGCGTTGGGTCCGGTTCGTCTGGTCGATCTGCACAGATCTTTCGAGGGTCGCGCTCCTTACACCGGGCGAGATCGACCGCGTTGTGGGTCGTCGCCTGGCGGTGGTCGGGATGTTTCCCGATTCGCTGCTGTTCCTTGACGAGCGATCATCTCGCAGCAGGCTGGTGAAGAACCTCAGATCGGCCGCACTTCGCCAACCGACCGGTGCCCAGATCACCGAGGACGACCTGCTGATGCGCATCGAGTCGGTCCGACTCGACGAGCGGTTAGTCGAGCTGACCGGCGAGTTGTCCGAGGCCGCCGTACGAGAGGCAATGCGGGAGGTCGTGCGGGGGGAACGCGAGGCGGCGCGGCAGCGAATCGAGCTCGAGGTCTGGCTGCAGCTGTTCGAGCGCCGGGCGCAGGACGGTCTTGGCGCCCAGATCCGCTCGAGGATCACCTCCCACCATCCGACCCGGCTCGAGGAGTTCGACGAGCTAGAGGTCGAGCCCGGCCTGGACCGCAGTGAGCAGGACGCCGCCGAGCGGCTCGTCAACGCTGAGCCCGCGGACGCCGCCCCCTCGATCGTCGAACTTCTCCCGGCGCCCCTCCGGCGCCGCGTCGAGAAGCTGGCATACCCCGACGCTCGTATCGAGCCGGATCCGCTCCGCGCGCTCCTGCACAGCCTGCACGTCCTGCACGAGGTTCCGACCTCGCAGGACGGCGAGGCCGAACCTGTTGCGTCAAAGGTCTCGCTGGTCATGGAGGGCCCGCCCGAACAGGGCAGGTGGACGCGGTGGCTGTTCCGGTTCCTGTACGGGCGAGTCCTGGATGACGTCGTAGAACAGTCCTCGTCCGGCATTGGGCTGGCGCTGACGATCGACCAGGTGCTGCGCGAGGCCGAGCGCCCACCTGACCCCGAGGACAACGAGGAGTTCGAGCCGTCCGTCGAGTGGGCGCCGCTACGGCTGGCGGTCAGTATCCCCGAGTCGGGGATCCGACGGTTCCGGTGGGACCCGCAGTCCGACCCGGGTCTGGTCGCACTGGCCGCGGTGATATTTGACGACAACCTCGTTTGCGGTTACCGGCTCGACACCGACTTCGAGACGTGGTGCGAGTCCCTGCTCGACCCCCGGCGCTGGGGGAGGCTCGGCGATGGCGGCGTCTCCGCCATGTCTGGCCCGACCGCTGAGGAGTTCGCGCAGATCCGGGCCCGCCGGCTGCGCGACCTGCGGGACGGGTTCGCCCCGGAGACCCTCGACGACTATCTCAACGAGTGGGAAGTCTTCCTCGGCAAGGCGCGCGACGTGCTGGTCCCCCATAACTCGCCGCTGCCCGAACTGAAGGAGGTCGTGCTCACCGACGTCGTGGAGTTGCCGGGCGATCGCCTAGTCATGTTGGCGACCCACCCGCTGCGCCTGCGGTGGATCGTGAGCCACCTGCACCGAATGACCGAGCTGCTGGTCCGGGCGCTGGCCGACGGACTGAGCCTCAACCCGGAGAACACCGAGTTGTTCTTCGACTGGCTCGATCGCGTCTCCCCCCACGGGCTGCCCCCGTTCGTCGTCGGCGCCGACGAGGTCGTGGCGGTCGCGGTCCGGGAGTACGGGTGGCACGAGGAGTACGCCGCGGTCCGTCGGGACGGCGGGGAGGACCGGGACTGGCTGGCGAATGTCGACGACACGGCCGTCGACGAGATGGTGTCGGTGATCGTCGCCTACCTTGACTCGTATCCGCACAAGCGCGACGGGGTCGTAGTGTTGCTACTGTCGCGAGACGGCTCGGCCCGGCTGCCGGTGAGGCTGGTGCAGCGGCTGCGCGGCCGGGTTGGCGGAGTCCGCGTCGAGCTGAACCTGTGCGCGCCGCGCGCCACTCACCACGACATCGTGCAGGCCTTCGAGGACACCTTCGGGGACGAGGAGACCGCCCCCGACCGGCTCTTCCCCGACGTCCAGCTGGTCCTGAAGGGCTGGGCCCCCGATGAGGATCCGCCGCTGGCAGAGCTGCGCGACCGAGTCGACATCGCTCTGGCGCCGGCGGTGTTCGGCACCCGCACGTCGCTGAAGAACCTCACAAGATCACCCAACGCCTCGCTGTCGGGCGGCTTCGACGCGTGGATCAGCTCACCCTTCCACGATCTCGCCGAGAGCAGCGAGAACGTGGTGCGGGTCCTGCTGCCCACCGAGCAGGACCCAGTCCTGGAGGCATGGTCGACACTGTGTGTACGGCACGAGGCGCATTCCCCGGTGGCGCCGCAGGAGGATGCGAACACGGACTACTTCGCGCTACAGGTCAGATTCGATCGGCAGCAGCGCGTCTTTACCGGGCTACATGAGGTGGCGCACTGGGTGGTGACGCTCGACTCGTTCATCGGACGGGACCAGATCGATGCCCTGCCCGACCGCCCCGACGTCATCCTTGTTCGCACCGGAGTGGGCAAGAACGAGGCCTACACCCTGATCGTCAGTTCGATGACAGGTCGGCGGTTCGTCGTAGATCGGCTGCGCCGCAAGCTGCATCACGACCTGCGCCTGGGCGACGAGCTCCCGATCGACGAGCTGGCGCTGCGGCTATATGAGGTGGGCCGCAACGTGGTGCCCGGTGCTGTGCTGCGGGCGCTGGGGCTGGGCCGGGCGGCGCACGAGATCCTCGGGCTGGTCGTGAGCCGTCACGATGTCGCGCGCTCCGCGCCGGTGGACCGGGCGACGTCGGGCATGGAAGTGTGGATCAGCTTCGACGAGCACCTCGGGTGGTTCGGTCGCACGCAGCGGATGCGGGCGGACCTCGGCCGGTTCGTGTTCACGGTAGAGCCCGACGGCGCGGTGCGGCTCGCGATCCTGGTGGTCGAATCGAAGTTCCGCCGCACAGAGGACCTTGGAGCGGCCGAGAGCCAGCTCGACCGCACGGTCGAGTTGTGCGCGAACGCGTTCGGCCGCGAGCGCGCGGCAGACACCAAGTTCTGGTGGCGTGAGTTGGCGGCTGCGGTCGAGCAGGAAAGCAAGATCGGGTTGCCGCCCAGCGAGCTGCCTGCGCGCTCATTGTTCGGGCCGGCCGCGGAGGGCGCTGGCGCGGTGATTCTTCAGGCGATCCGCGCCGGCCAGGTCGAACTCACCGACATAGGCGGTGTCGCCGTGGCGATCAGCTCGGACCTGCCAGGGCCGGCGCCCGGACCCACGCGGCTGGGCCGGCATGTGCTGCACCGCGTCCACCACATGGAGCTCCTCGCCATCCTCAAGTGTCTGCTCGCACATGAGGCGCCCGCAACCGGAGAGGAGACGTCCCAGATCGAGCTGTCCGGCACCATCGCCGACACGGCGACCCCGGCCGACCTCGCCATCGTCGACAGCCCGGCCGGGTGGCGCGAGGAGTCAGAGCCGGAGAGGCGATCTGGTGGAACGTCGGCCGCCGCGGTGGTCCCCACGGGCTCGGGCGACACGCCTGCCGGGCGCGGCCTCGGCGAGCTGGAGTTGCGTGGTCGCTACGAGCGGCTGCTGGATGTCTTCAGCCAGCACAACGTCCCGGTCGCACCCCCCGAGGTGGGCGCCTGGGATGAGGGCCCCGGGTTCTACGTACTGCGTGTCGTGCCCCGTCCGGGGGTGACGGTGGACCGGGTGATGAACCGGGTCAGCGAGATCCAGCTCGCGCTGTCGTTGCCCGCTGAGTCAAGGGTACGGGCGATCCAGGACCGCGGCGCGATTGTCTTCGAGGTCCCGAAGGCGACGGAGGAGCGTTATCCGGTCCTGACCTCGCTGCTGTGGCCGCGCTCGCCGCTGGTCGAGGAGGCACTGGTGGTTCCACTCGGCGAGGACATCCAGGGGCGACCGGTCACCCTGGAGTTCTCCTCGCCCGACTCGCCGCATCTCTTGGTCGCCGGTACAACGGGCTCGGGGAAGTCGGTCGCGTTAGAGGCAGTCCTGCATGCACTTTGCCGCTACTCGGCCGAGCGGATCTCGCTGTTCCTGGTCGACCCAAAGGGGACCGAGCTGCTCGACTTCGCCGACGACCCGCGGGTGGTGGGGCAGATCGGGATGGACGCACAGGACGCGATCGCGATCCTGGAGGAGTCGGTCGAGGAGATGCAGCGCCGCTACGGGCTGTTCCGGACGGTGCGGGCCCGAAGCCTCGCAGATTACAACCGGTCGGTGTCGACCGAGCAGCCTCTGCCGTGGCGTGTGGTCGTCCTAGACGAGTACGCGGACCTGACCAGCGACCCGGACGACAAGACCTCGATCGAAAGGCTGCTACGGCGGTTGGCACAGAAGGCGCGCGCAGCCGGGATCCACATCATCGTCGCGACCCAACGACCAAGTGCGGACGTCGTGTCGACCACGATTCGGTCAAACTTTCCGGCTCAGCTTGCCCTAAGAGTCAAGACGGCAACAGACAGCCGGATCATATTGGATGAGACCGGGGCAGAGACCCTGGCCGGCCAAGGGGATGCGTTCCTCCGCACTGCTAGGGGAATGAAGCGACTCCAGGTCGCATATTTTGACTTCTAA
- a CDS encoding DNA mismatch endonuclease Vsr has translation MMPSASSETIRRRMAMQRRRDTKPEMEIRRRLHAAGLRYRVDVRLEADMRVRGDIAWRRDRVVVFVDGCYWHGCPLHRTTPRANASWWRQKLDDNIARDRLVDGILEERGWLVLRFWEHEDPEQAATTVKDQLAARRKSTRQPARHRARPSPGRGCGA, from the coding sequence ATGATGCCCTCTGCCTCCTCTGAGACGATCCGGCGACGCATGGCGATGCAGCGTCGCAGGGACACAAAGCCTGAGATGGAGATCCGCCGCCGGCTCCACGCGGCGGGACTGAGGTACCGCGTCGACGTACGCCTTGAGGCGGATATGCGCGTGCGTGGTGACATCGCGTGGAGGCGCGATCGCGTTGTTGTGTTCGTCGACGGGTGCTATTGGCACGGATGTCCGCTTCACCGAACCACGCCGCGTGCGAACGCGTCTTGGTGGCGCCAGAAGCTCGATGACAACATCGCCCGAGACCGCCTAGTCGATGGAATCCTCGAAGAGCGCGGCTGGCTCGTCCTTCGGTTCTGGGAACATGAGGACCCTGAACAGGCCGCAACCACGGTTAAAGATCAACTCGCTGCGCGGAGGAAGTCGACCCGCCAGCCTGCGAGGCATCGCGCACGTCCTTCACCTGGTCGCGGTTGCGGAGCGTGA
- a CDS encoding DNA cytosine methyltransferase, whose protein sequence is MRTDDPILSLFSGVGGVEHGLSEAGLRNTVGFYESWEAAQAVLKDRFEDIPQHGDISSMKNFHGARLVTAGFPCTDLSQAGRTVGLDGAASGLIRRVLELLPQEKPDWLLIENVPNMLHLGSGRALGEITLALQQAGYDWAYRVMDSRAFGLPQRRRRVYLLASHVYDPAAVLYRSDCPSLRKDGGVTGARSDAFGFYWTEGNRGIGWAIDAIPALKGSTTVSIPSPPAIWLPRAVVGHKIVRPSITSAERLQGLPEGWTAAAPTRDRWKLLGNAVSSPAARWIGEGLVSLPDPSLVDGLQRYLQVEGARWPLAAHYRDGKTWRTDVSEWPTQPSGRHRHLSSLLRTYGSEPLSLRATTGFRNRLARSTLRYSEDFMRDLNEHIAAVSV, encoded by the coding sequence GTGAGAACTGATGATCCGATCCTGAGCCTGTTCTCGGGCGTTGGGGGCGTCGAACACGGCCTGTCGGAGGCCGGCCTCCGCAACACCGTTGGGTTCTATGAGTCGTGGGAAGCTGCTCAGGCGGTGTTGAAGGACAGGTTCGAGGACATCCCCCAACATGGGGATATCTCGTCGATGAAAAACTTTCATGGGGCTCGGCTTGTCACAGCAGGATTTCCCTGTACTGACCTTTCGCAAGCGGGTCGAACCGTAGGCTTGGACGGCGCAGCTTCCGGATTGATCAGACGCGTCCTGGAGCTCCTTCCACAAGAGAAGCCTGACTGGCTGCTGATCGAGAACGTTCCTAACATGCTTCACCTGGGATCGGGGCGGGCGCTAGGAGAAATCACTCTTGCGCTTCAGCAAGCCGGCTACGACTGGGCCTACCGAGTGATGGACTCCAGGGCTTTCGGATTGCCGCAACGCCGCCGCCGCGTGTACCTGCTCGCCTCGCATGTGTACGATCCCGCCGCGGTCTTGTACCGCTCCGACTGTCCATCGCTTCGGAAGGATGGCGGCGTCACGGGGGCGCGATCGGACGCGTTCGGGTTCTATTGGACAGAAGGAAATCGTGGCATTGGTTGGGCAATCGACGCAATTCCGGCGCTCAAGGGATCGACAACAGTTAGTATTCCGAGTCCACCCGCAATCTGGCTGCCCCGAGCAGTCGTCGGCCACAAGATCGTTCGACCTTCGATAACGTCCGCGGAACGCTTGCAGGGACTGCCTGAAGGTTGGACTGCAGCCGCTCCGACACGTGACCGCTGGAAACTGCTCGGGAATGCCGTCAGCTCTCCTGCCGCACGATGGATCGGCGAGGGCCTTGTGTCGCTCCCTGACCCCAGCCTGGTCGATGGACTCCAACGCTATTTGCAGGTAGAGGGGGCGCGATGGCCACTTGCAGCCCATTATCGTGACGGGAAGACCTGGCGAACGGACGTGTCTGAGTGGCCTACTCAACCATCCGGTCGGCACCGGCACCTCTCAAGTCTGCTCCGCACGTATGGATCCGAACCGCTGTCGTTGCGTGCGACGACTGGCTTCCGGAATCGCCTCGCACGAAGCACTCTCCGTTATTCGGAGGACTTCATGCGCGACCTCAACGAACACATCGCCGCGGTGAGCGTCTGA